The genome window ACATTGATGGAGTGCTGTTTACGCCCAGCAACAAGAAACTCGTTGTACAAATCGAGCTTGCAGTACAAAAAACCTTTGGGGTTGAGTTTTTTGTAGAGGTTGCCGTAGTACATGGTGTCGCGGTCGAGATGGTAGAGATTGAGAACGTCAATCTCCGCAGCGTGTTTTTCGAGGTAATGAATCACCGCGTTTTCCAGGAAATAACGCTTGCCCGCTTTGTTGAGGAAGACGAGTTCCAAACCTTTGGCTTCGGTATCGAGGGCGGGATAATCATGGTCGTTATTGTAAGCTACCAGTTGTGAATGGTACCCGTGAAAGCGGTGCATGGCAGCTGGAATTTGCCCCACATCTTTGGTGAGATGGGTATTGCCGGCAGGCGGAAAAAGCGTTACGAAAGTTTTCGCCATCAGTATTCCACCATGAATTCTTGTTTACCCGTCCATTTGAGCAATTTACGCTCTGCATTCCGCAACACCATTTTGAGCGGATGCCGTTGCATGCTGTTGCCGTGCGAACCTGATACACCGCGGTAATCCGGATTCTGACCAAAGAGCTCAACCTGAAAATCCGGTAATCCGGCCAGTTTGTGGTACAGCACATGCTCGATAAAAACGCCCTCATCGTCGTGTGCCTCGCGGTAGCAACCGAGGAGATGTTGCCGGTAGAAATCGGTTCGGCAGTGAAAAAAACCGGTAATGGCAACCTTCATTTTGCGGTGACGGTCAACACGTATTCCCGCAGGAACGCTCTGCATCAAAACCTCCGCATTGCGCACCACGTAGCGACCGGTTACTTTGGCAAAACTCTCGTAGTTTCCTGATATAGACTCCACCACCTCATCAAGCATTTCAAACTCCTGGTACCCCTTTCCACGCTCCGGGTGGAGAGAGGGCTCCACGGACAAAAACCTGACCCTTCCGGTTTTTTGCCACGCATGCATCATCTCAGAATCGGCGGGTTCAAAACCACTGTTTTCGGCAAAGATGATGTCCACAGGAAGTGAAACGTAGTGAAAAAGTGCCTTTTCATAAGCTGCGAGTCTCACCCTGGCATCCTGCTCGGCCACATGGGGTCCGCGGGGATTGACGGTTGCGGTAATAATGAGACAGGTGCTTTTCACCTCTCAAAAATGGGGTTTTTCGGTGGAACGACGTGAATCAGAAAAATGAAGTCTGCACGCATTCAGAACCTGGCAGTATGCTTATACAAGCGCGGTCAGATCGGAAACCCCCGGTGTGCGCTGCCCGATGAATCCCTCGCCAAACTCTACTCCGATGTTTCGGCCCAGCTCGCGGGCCCGCCCTTCGAGAAATTCCATGAACTCCCGCGAAGAGATGGGTGTGTTGGGTTCGGTACTTTCCGGACTGTAAAATTGACTTTTAAAGGCTCGAATGGCTTCCATTTTTCGCGAAAAATGCGGGGTGATATCCACTATAAAATCGGGGCGCAGGTAGCGATCCTGAATGTAGTGATAGACTACCCTTGGACGAAAATGTTCTTGCTCTGCTCCGCTCCAAACTGTTTTGATTTTTCGAAGCCCGGCAAAGTAGGCCGCATCGGCAACAAGTTTGGCTGCACGGCCGTGGTCGGGGTGACGGTCTTCGGGTGCATTGGCGAGCACAATGTTGGGTCGGTATCGCCGAATGATTTTAATCACGGCCTCGCGGTGCTGTGCGTCGTTCTCAAAGAAACCGTCCTGCATTCCGAGATTTTCGCGCATGGCCAATCCGAGAATAGATGAAGATGCTGCGGCTTCCTCCTCGCGATCGGCAATGGTACCCCGGCTGCCCAGTTGCCCGCGGGTGAGGTCTGCAATGCCCACCTTTTTACCCTGGGAAACAAGCAGCGCAATGGTGCCGCCCGCAGCGAGCTCTACATCATCGGGATGTGCACCAAAAGCCAGTACATCCAGTTGACCAGGCATCAGCGCGCTTTGGAGATGGAACTTAAATCGTTCTCAATAAACCCCTGCTTTTTGCCGTGCAGGGCCTCGGTTTCCTGGTAGTAAAGCAAGGCACCCGTGGCAGCGTCGAAGATGGATTTGTAGCAATACATCTCACGGCGCTCACCGCTGAGCACTACATCTGCAACGGCAACATCTTTCTCTTCCAGAACCGCGTCATTGATGGCATCTTGTGATACCATTTTGATTTCGCCGCGGTAAATCTCGTTTCGTTTTTCGGGGGTCATGGTGGCGTCAAAATCTGTTTCGAGGGCCATCAGCGGCAATTCCTCTTTGAGGCGATAGGTTTTGGAGCTGATGATGCGTTGTGCAAAAGTGCGGTCTTTGGCTTCACCTGCCTCAACGGCCTTCACATAGGAATGGATGTTCTTGACGTAGAGATGTACCATGGGCGCCCCATCGCGACTGATTTTCTTTTTGTCAACAATCAACTGCTTCAATGCTTGTGGTTGCTCTTTCTTGTTTTTGCTACCGATGGCGAGGGTAAGCATATCAACCTGTCGGCCATTCACCTCACCCTCGGCGAGGTAGAGAAAGCTGTAATCAGGATTTCCCTTCAGTGATTCAAAACCTGCCTCGTCAATAAACTCAAAGTTGGAGAGCTTCCAGTTCTGCTCAACCGCCTGCTTGAGCTGCACCTGATAGGCTTCGGATCCACTCATGACTGCTGCAAGCGTGGTTTTGGCAAGTTTGGCAGGGATGTCGGTTCCGTAAAATTCAACCTGGGCAGTAGCCGAAAGCAAGCAGCCCAACGAGAGGGTAAAAACAAGTAAGCGCTTCATGATTTTCTTGAGATTTGACGGTAAAGGTAGGGCTTCGGGGGCTCAAAAGGCCATTAGTTGGGCGTACAATTTATGAACAGGCAATCCCATTACGTTGAAGTACGAACCTTCAATGCGCTCAACACCCACGTAACCCATCCATTCCTGCGCGCCATAGCTTCCCGCTTTGTCGTAAGGCCGGTAGTTTTCCACATAGTAGGAAATCTCATCGTCTTTCAGATGCCGGAAAAAAACCCGGGTTTCGTCGTAAAAGAGTTGTTGCTTCTGAGCCGTCATCAGGCATACGCCGGTAAATACTTTGTGCATTTTTCCCGACAAAGTACGAAGCATGCCGTGGGCTTCTTCTGCATCCGAAGGTTTGTTCAGCACTTTATCACCCAGGCAGACAATGGTATCAGCCGTAATTATGAGTTCATCACTTTTCAG of Cryomorphaceae bacterium contains these proteins:
- the bshB1 gene encoding bacillithiol biosynthesis deacetylase BshB1, which codes for MPGQLDVLAFGAHPDDVELAAGGTIALLVSQGKKVGIADLTRGQLGSRGTIADREEEAAASSSILGLAMRENLGMQDGFFENDAQHREAVIKIIRRYRPNIVLANAPEDRHPDHGRAAKLVADAAYFAGLRKIKTVWSGAEQEHFRPRVVYHYIQDRYLRPDFIVDITPHFSRKMEAIRAFKSQFYSPESTEPNTPISSREFMEFLEGRARELGRNIGVEFGEGFIGQRTPGVSDLTALV
- the maf gene encoding septum formation protein Maf; translated protein: MIHQLPYHFVLASKSPRRHELLRGLGLEFEIRTRDTDESFSSELVNEEIALFLAEVKAHAMRDTLKSDELIITADTIVCLGDKVLNKPSDAEEAHGMLRTLSGKMHKVFTGVCLMTAQKQQLFYDETRVFFRHLKDDEISYYVENYRPYDKAGSYGAQEWMGYVGVERIEGSYFNVMGLPVHKLYAQLMAF